A single genomic interval of Lacrimispora sphenoides JCM 1415 harbors:
- the xdhA gene encoding xanthine dehydrogenase subunit XdhA, with amino-acid sequence MIIGKSVTRVDALDKVTGRSKYTDDLCERNALIAKIYHSTKANGVVTSIDTSEAEKIPGVVKVVTCFDVPKIYFPTAGHPWSTDPSHQDVADRLLLTDRVRFCGDDVAAVIAENEIAAKQAIAALKVEYEEYPFVLDVQEAMADGAPCLHEKYPGNVLGHSSIRRGNLEEAIKEPGLTKIDQWYDTPVVQHCHIENHICFASMENGKITVVSSTQIPHIVRRVVGQALGIPWGSVRIIKPYIGGGFGNKQDALYEPLCAYLSKVVGGRLVKLDVTREETFVSNRTRHAIRSHIISWVRPDGTFAARKLECFSNQGAYASHGHGIAAKGMNAFPQLYPCDNIECDAYTVFTNMPVAGAMRGYGIPQAMFPVESQTDDIALAIGMDPVEFRRKNLMPVGYVDGFSKNENFYDTFNQCLEKGKAYIDFDRKRKEYENQTGPVRKGVGCSVFWYNTAVWPISLESASCRMVLNQDGSVQVQLAETEIGQGADTAFAQMTAATLGIPFEMVHVISCQDTDITPFGTGSYASRQTYVGGFAIKQTALLLKERILKYAYELTRMPSFNLDIIDGKIVRTTDGRELMTLGELSTEALYSLSHSEHLTSESTYQIKSNAYSFGCCFAEVEVDIPMCKVKLVDIINVHDCGQLINPALAEAQVHGGMSMGIGYALSEQLLIDAKTGKTLNDNLLDYKLSTTMDHPHLEAQFVENYEPTSAFGTKSLGEPPACPVAPAIRNAILNATGVSMYQIPMTSQALFKRFKEEELF; translated from the coding sequence ATGATAATCGGAAAAAGTGTTACCCGTGTCGATGCGCTTGATAAGGTCACGGGAAGATCCAAGTACACCGATGATCTTTGTGAGAGAAATGCTTTGATAGCTAAGATTTATCACTCAACCAAAGCCAATGGGGTTGTAACCTCCATTGATACCTCAGAAGCAGAAAAAATACCGGGAGTGGTCAAAGTAGTGACTTGTTTCGACGTACCTAAGATCTATTTCCCAACAGCAGGCCATCCATGGTCAACAGATCCTAGTCACCAGGATGTGGCGGACCGGCTTCTTTTAACGGACCGGGTTCGTTTTTGCGGCGATGACGTGGCAGCAGTAATCGCAGAAAATGAAATAGCTGCAAAGCAGGCAATCGCGGCTTTAAAGGTGGAATACGAGGAATATCCCTTTGTTCTTGACGTCCAGGAAGCCATGGCAGATGGAGCTCCCTGTCTTCATGAGAAATACCCGGGTAACGTATTGGGACATTCCAGCATCAGAAGAGGGAATCTGGAAGAGGCCATTAAAGAACCGGGGCTGACCAAAATTGACCAGTGGTATGACACTCCCGTTGTTCAGCACTGCCATATTGAAAACCATATTTGTTTTGCCAGTATGGAAAACGGAAAAATAACGGTAGTATCTTCTACCCAGATTCCTCATATCGTCCGTAGAGTAGTGGGGCAGGCCCTTGGTATCCCATGGGGAAGCGTCCGCATCATCAAACCTTATATAGGAGGCGGCTTTGGAAATAAGCAGGATGCTTTGTATGAGCCTCTTTGCGCCTATCTTTCAAAGGTGGTGGGAGGACGGCTGGTCAAGCTTGATGTGACCCGGGAGGAAACATTTGTAAGCAATCGTACAAGACACGCGATCCGCAGCCATATCATCAGCTGGGTGCGCCCTGACGGTACATTTGCCGCACGTAAACTGGAGTGCTTTTCCAATCAGGGAGCCTATGCTTCTCACGGACATGGAATTGCAGCAAAGGGCATGAATGCCTTCCCACAGTTATATCCCTGCGATAATATAGAATGCGATGCTTATACAGTATTCACCAATATGCCTGTGGCAGGCGCCATGCGTGGCTACGGAATCCCTCAGGCTATGTTCCCAGTGGAAAGCCAGACCGATGATATTGCTTTGGCGATCGGCATGGATCCGGTGGAATTCCGCCGTAAAAATCTGATGCCCGTAGGCTATGTAGATGGTTTTTCTAAAAACGAAAACTTTTATGATACCTTTAACCAGTGCTTGGAAAAGGGAAAGGCATATATAGATTTTGACCGGAAAAGGAAGGAATACGAAAACCAGACCGGCCCCGTACGCAAAGGCGTTGGCTGCTCGGTATTCTGGTATAACACGGCGGTATGGCCCATCAGTCTGGAATCCGCTTCCTGCCGTATGGTTCTCAATCAGGATGGATCGGTACAGGTGCAGCTGGCGGAGACGGAGATCGGTCAGGGTGCTGATACGGCATTTGCCCAGATGACAGCAGCTACCCTGGGAATTCCTTTTGAAATGGTTCACGTAATTTCCTGCCAGGATACGGATATCACTCCCTTTGGTACTGGTTCCTATGCCTCAAGACAGACCTATGTAGGAGGCTTTGCCATAAAGCAGACGGCGCTCTTATTAAAAGAGCGGATATTAAAATATGCTTATGAGCTGACCCGGATGCCGTCCTTTAACCTGGATATCATAGATGGAAAGATCGTACGGACCACAGATGGAAGAGAACTTATGACCTTAGGTGAACTATCCACGGAGGCTCTTTACAGTCTGTCTCACAGCGAGCATTTGACCTCTGAGAGTACTTATCAGATAAAATCCAATGCCTATTCCTTTGGATGCTGCTTTGCCGAGGTAGAAGTGGATATTCCCATGTGTAAAGTGAAACTGGTTGATATCATCAATGTCCATGACTGCGGCCAGCTGATCAACCCGGCCCTTGCTGAGGCTCAGGTCCATGGAGGAATGAGTATGGGAATCGGCTATGCCCTTTCAGAACAGCTTCTTATTGACGCAAAAACTGGAAAAACTTTAAATGATAATCTGCTGGATTATAAATTGTCTACTACCATGGACCACCCTCATCTGGAGGCCCAGTTTGTGGAAAATTATGAACCTACCAGTGCATTTGGAACAAAGTCTCTGGGTGAACCTCCGGCCTGTCCGGTGGCTCCGGCAATCCGTAATGCCATTTTAAATGCAACAGGCGTGAGCATGTACCAGATACCAATGACATCCCAGGCTTTATTTAAACGGTTCAAGGAAGAGGAACTTTTCTGA
- a CDS encoding amidohydrolase family protein, with amino-acid sequence MTGGKNFVLKGNICYSEDVHSLKTVEQGYLICQDGKSAGVYKELPVQFADYPLEDFGDMLIVPGLVDLHIHAPQFAFRGLGMDLELLDWLNTNTFPEEAKYADLEYAKKAYGIFAESMKKSATTRACIFGTIHRPATELLMDLMEETGLKTMIGKVNMDRNSPDYLREQGAEESEQETLLWLKETGSKYENVKPILTPRFIPSCTDDLMERLGRLQKEQGLPVQSHLSENQGEVKWVKELCPASEFYGDAYDQFGLFGENGKTVMAHCVSSSEEEIELIKNRGVYVAHCPQSNTNLSSGIAPVRTYLDRKLNVGLGTDVAGGSGESIFRAMADAIQVSKLRWRLTDESLKPLTVEEAFYLGTLGGGSFFGMVGSFLKDYEFDALVLDDSGLPHPQELNLRERLERFIYLSDDRHLKGKYTGGNRIF; translated from the coding sequence ATGACTGGTGGTAAAAATTTTGTGTTAAAAGGGAACATTTGTTACAGTGAAGATGTCCACTCGTTAAAGACGGTGGAGCAGGGGTACCTGATTTGTCAGGACGGGAAGTCGGCAGGAGTTTACAAAGAGCTTCCGGTGCAGTTTGCGGATTATCCTCTGGAAGACTTTGGAGATATGCTCATTGTACCCGGACTTGTTGATCTTCATATCCATGCGCCTCAGTTTGCCTTTCGCGGTTTGGGAATGGATTTAGAGCTTTTGGATTGGCTGAACACCAATACATTTCCGGAGGAAGCCAAGTATGCCGATCTGGAATATGCAAAAAAAGCATATGGAATTTTTGCAGAATCCATGAAAAAAAGTGCTACTACAAGGGCCTGTATCTTTGGAACCATTCACAGGCCGGCCACAGAGCTTTTAATGGACCTGATGGAGGAAACCGGTTTAAAGACCATGATCGGAAAGGTCAATATGGATCGCAATTCGCCGGATTATTTACGGGAACAGGGAGCAGAAGAGTCGGAGCAGGAAACTCTCCTCTGGCTGAAAGAAACAGGATCCAAATATGAGAACGTAAAGCCTATCCTTACACCCCGGTTTATTCCGTCCTGTACCGATGATCTGATGGAACGGCTGGGAAGGCTGCAGAAGGAGCAAGGACTCCCGGTTCAGTCCCATTTGTCGGAAAACCAGGGCGAGGTTAAATGGGTAAAAGAGCTTTGCCCGGCTTCTGAATTTTACGGAGATGCTTATGATCAGTTCGGCCTGTTCGGAGAAAATGGGAAAACCGTTATGGCTCATTGTGTTTCTTCTTCCGAAGAGGAAATTGAATTAATAAAAAATCGTGGGGTTTATGTTGCTCATTGCCCTCAGTCTAATACCAACTTATCATCAGGGATCGCTCCGGTCAGAACTTATCTGGACCGAAAGCTTAATGTTGGGCTTGGAACTGACGTGGCAGGAGGAAGCGGGGAATCCATTTTCCGTGCCATGGCAGATGCCATTCAGGTGTCAAAGCTTAGATGGAGGCTAACGGATGAAAGCTTAAAGCCGCTTACCGTGGAAGAGGCATTTTACCTGGGAACTTTAGGCGGAGGCTCTTTCTTTGGAATGGTGGGAAGTTTCCTGAAAGACTATGAATTTGATGCTTTGGTTTTGGATGACAGCGGTTTGCCTCATCCTCAGGAACTTAACTTAAGAGAGAGACTGGAACGGTTTATCTATCTGTCCGATGACAGGCATTTAAAGGGGAAATATACGGGGGGAAATAGAATTTTTTAG
- a CDS encoding glycogen/starch/alpha-glucan phosphorylase: MNLEQRIIEIYGKAVNQCSNKEIYSALLKIVQEEAEKKRQEEGKKKVYYISAEFLIGKLLSNNLINLGMYEEVRQVLMKNGKNICEIEEMEPEPSLGNGGLGRLAACFLDSMATLGLNGDGIGLNYHFGLFKQSFEDHLQVEDPNPWIEQNGWLTRTEVSYPVTFGGLSVRSRMYNIGVTGYQGRTNQLHLFDLETIDEEIIQDGISFDKENIKKNLTLFLYPDDSDEAGRKLRIYQQYFMVSSAAQYILDECVKKGCKLYDLPDYAVIQINDTHPSMVIPELVRLLTLRGISFEEAAEIVSRTCAYTNHTILAEALEKWPMEYLEEAVPQLVPVIKKLDKQARNVHQDPSVAIIDEKDLVHMAHMDIHYGFSVNGVAYLHTEILKKSELKKFNDIYPEKFSNKTNGITFRRWLLHCNPLLTQLITSRIGEGYKKNAMELEKLAAFDDEATLKAILDIKKQNKTALKEYLMLTQGVDINENSIYDIQVKRLHEYKRQQMNALYVIHKYLEIKKGNLPSAPVTVIFGAKAAPAYVIAKDIIHLILCLQELINNDPQVSPYLKVVMVENYNVSKAEKLIPACDISQQISLASKEASGTGNMKFMLNGAVTLGTMDGANVEIAELVGKDNIYIFGESSETVIRHYEKADYVSKEYYETDGEIREALDFMVGAEMTAIGHKENLKRLYDEILKKDWFMTLLDYKAYSAARERIYKDYEDSFVWAKKMLINISKAGYFSSDRTILEYNRDIWKL; encoded by the coding sequence ATGAATCTTGAGCAACGGATTATTGAAATATACGGTAAAGCGGTAAATCAGTGTTCTAATAAGGAGATATATTCTGCATTGCTGAAAATTGTCCAGGAGGAAGCGGAAAAAAAACGGCAGGAGGAAGGAAAGAAAAAGGTATATTATATATCTGCGGAATTCTTAATCGGAAAACTTCTTTCCAATAATCTGATCAACCTTGGAATGTATGAGGAGGTCCGTCAGGTTCTTATGAAAAATGGCAAAAATATTTGCGAGATCGAGGAAATGGAGCCAGAGCCTTCTCTTGGAAACGGCGGTCTGGGACGTCTTGCCGCTTGTTTTCTGGATTCTATGGCAACCCTTGGCCTAAACGGAGACGGCATTGGTCTTAATTATCATTTTGGTTTATTTAAGCAAAGCTTTGAGGACCATCTTCAGGTGGAGGATCCCAATCCCTGGATAGAGCAGAATGGCTGGCTTACCCGGACAGAAGTCAGTTATCCAGTGACCTTCGGAGGACTGAGCGTTCGTTCCAGAATGTATAATATAGGGGTGACTGGCTATCAGGGACGGACTAACCAACTTCATCTGTTTGACCTGGAAACCATTGATGAGGAGATCATACAAGACGGGATTTCCTTTGATAAAGAGAACATTAAAAAGAATCTGACCCTGTTCCTCTACCCGGATGACAGTGACGAGGCCGGAAGGAAGCTTCGCATTTACCAGCAGTATTTTATGGTCAGCAGCGCTGCCCAGTATATTCTTGATGAGTGCGTTAAAAAGGGCTGCAAACTTTATGATTTACCAGATTATGCGGTGATCCAGATCAATGATACCCACCCCTCCATGGTGATCCCGGAACTGGTACGTCTTTTAACTCTGAGAGGGATTTCCTTTGAAGAGGCAGCGGAGATTGTCAGCAGGACCTGTGCTTACACCAATCATACCATTCTTGCAGAAGCCCTTGAAAAGTGGCCTATGGAATATTTAGAGGAGGCTGTACCCCAACTGGTGCCTGTCATAAAGAAACTGGATAAACAAGCCCGCAACGTTCATCAGGATCCTTCTGTAGCGATCATTGATGAAAAGGATCTGGTGCACATGGCCCATATGGATATCCATTATGGTTTCAGCGTCAATGGAGTGGCGTACCTTCATACAGAGATTCTGAAAAAAAGTGAATTGAAGAAATTTAATGATATTTATCCAGAGAAATTTTCCAATAAAACAAACGGGATCACCTTCCGCAGGTGGCTTCTCCATTGCAATCCTTTGCTTACGCAGCTGATTACCTCCAGAATCGGAGAAGGGTATAAGAAAAACGCCATGGAGCTGGAAAAGCTGGCTGCGTTTGATGATGAAGCAACCTTAAAAGCAATCCTGGATATTAAAAAGCAGAATAAGACAGCGTTAAAGGAATATCTTATGTTAACCCAGGGTGTGGATATCAATGAAAACTCCATTTATGATATTCAGGTCAAGCGCCTCCATGAATATAAGAGACAGCAGATGAATGCCCTTTATGTGATTCACAAGTATCTGGAGATAAAAAAAGGAAACTTACCGTCCGCCCCGGTCACCGTGATTTTCGGTGCCAAGGCAGCCCCTGCCTATGTGATTGCAAAGGATATCATTCACTTGATCCTGTGTCTCCAGGAGCTGATAAACAATGATCCCCAGGTAAGCCCCTACTTGAAGGTGGTGATGGTGGAAAACTATAACGTATCCAAAGCAGAAAAGCTGATTCCTGCCTGTGATATCTCTCAGCAGATTTCCCTGGCATCCAAGGAGGCCAGCGGGACCGGAAACATGAAGTTCATGCTAAACGGGGCAGTGACTCTTGGAACGATGGATGGTGCCAATGTGGAGATCGCAGAGCTGGTGGGAAAGGACAATATTTATATATTCGGAGAATCCAGTGAAACGGTGATCCGGCATTATGAAAAAGCGGATTATGTATCTAAGGAATATTACGAAACGGATGGGGAGATCCGGGAAGCTCTGGACTTTATGGTAGGAGCAGAGATGACTGCTATCGGCCATAAGGAGAACTTAAAAAGGCTCTATGATGAGATATTAAAGAAGGACTGGTTCATGACCCTGTTAGATTACAAAGCTTATTCGGCTGCCAGGGAAAGGATTTATAAGGATTATGAGGATTCTTTTGTATGGGCGAAAAAGATGTTAATCAATATCAGTAAGGCAGGGTATTTCTCTTCGGACAGGACCATTCTTGAGTATAACCGGGATATTTGGAAACTGTAA
- a CDS encoding TspO/MBR family protein — MDKNQIKLSAFTAIPLGVGALTAFLTRNGLSIYKTLNHPALSPPIWLLPIIWTALYILMGFGSYLAVSSPSHRKGEALRLYGIQLLLNFLRSLVFFNLKNYLLSFLILLFLWYSVVKMISAFWTVNPDAAVLQVPYLLWITFTGYLNLGIMFLN; from the coding sequence ATGGATAAAAACCAGATAAAATTATCTGCTTTTACCGCTATTCCCTTAGGAGTTGGGGCTTTGACAGCATTTTTGACGAGAAACGGCTTGTCCATATATAAAACCTTAAATCACCCTGCCCTTTCTCCCCCAATATGGCTCCTTCCGATCATATGGACCGCATTATATATCCTCATGGGGTTCGGCTCCTATCTTGCCGTCTCTTCGCCGTCTCACAGAAAAGGAGAGGCTCTCCGGCTATATGGAATCCAGCTGCTGCTTAACTTCCTCCGGAGCCTGGTGTTTTTTAACCTAAAAAACTATCTGCTGTCATTTTTGATTCTCCTTTTCCTTTGGTACTCTGTTGTAAAAATGATATCTGCCTTCTGGACTGTCAATCCGGATGCAGCAGTTTTGCAAGTTCCTTATTTACTTTGGATCACATTTACCGGGTACTTAAACCTGGGGATTATGTTTCTTAATTGA
- a CDS encoding AraC family transcriptional regulator, with the protein MNIIQYENYQEKREQDPSGFPYLTYPCTIPLDFSKVPLHWHDEMEFIYIKKGTGLVSVDFVPYEVHGGDIIVVSPGKLHTIEKWKQESMEYENIIFDLNLLRSRHPDVCWESYLSPISRGQKNLPVHMTKDIPFYSGIASCLDQIDQVRETFPEGYELLIKGKLMELFFLFWSNEASSSSPPPRPKKELERTRQILKYVEQHYNRPLSIEEVSDACGMSQSHFMRFFKNTMGMPFTAYLNDYRLTMASRLLLSSEDSVLTIAGDTGFNNLSYFNRIFKEKFGITPREFRRHMDIPPSG; encoded by the coding sequence ATGAATATCATACAGTACGAAAACTATCAGGAAAAGCGGGAACAGGACCCTTCCGGTTTTCCTTACCTGACTTACCCCTGCACCATACCCCTGGATTTTAGCAAGGTTCCGCTGCACTGGCACGATGAGATGGAATTCATCTACATTAAGAAAGGGACCGGATTGGTATCGGTGGATTTTGTTCCCTATGAGGTCCATGGGGGTGACATCATCGTCGTCAGCCCTGGTAAGCTTCATACCATCGAAAAGTGGAAGCAGGAATCCATGGAGTATGAGAATATAATCTTTGACTTAAATCTGCTGCGCTCCAGGCATCCGGATGTCTGCTGGGAATCCTATCTCTCCCCCATCAGCCGGGGACAGAAAAATCTTCCGGTGCACATGACAAAAGACATTCCCTTTTACAGTGGAATCGCTTCCTGCTTAGACCAGATCGATCAGGTCCGTGAGACATTCCCTGAGGGCTATGAGCTGTTAATCAAAGGAAAATTAATGGAGCTGTTTTTTCTTTTCTGGAGCAATGAAGCGTCATCTTCCTCTCCTCCACCCCGCCCCAAAAAAGAGCTGGAGCGGACCAGGCAGATCCTTAAATATGTGGAACAGCATTACAACAGGCCGCTTTCCATAGAAGAAGTATCCGACGCCTGCGGCATGAGCCAGTCTCATTTTATGAGATTTTTTAAGAACACGATGGGAATGCCTTTTACCGCTTACTTAAATGATTACCGCCTGACCATGGCCTCCAGGCTGCTCCTGTCCTCTGAGGATTCGGTACTAACCATTGCAGGGGATACGGGGTTTAACAATCTGTCCTATTTTAACCGGATCTTTAAGGAAAAATTCGGAATAACTCCCAGGGAATTCAGACGGCATATGGATATTCCACCCTCCGGCTGA
- a CDS encoding NCS2 family permease, producing METQKSGGFLERVFHLSENHTDARTEIVAGITTFMTMAYILAVNPSILSAAGMDSGAVFTATALGSLFATLLMAGLANYPFVLAPGMGLNAYFAYTVVLNMGYTWQIALTAVFVEGIIFIILSLTNVREAIFNAIPMNLKHAVSVGIGLFIAFIGLQNAKIVVDGATLVTMYSFKGSLADGSFNTVGITVLLAIIGILITAVLVVKNVKGNILWGIIITWILGMICQAVGLYIPNPELGMFSVFPDFSGGFGIPDMSPTFFKLDFTKIISLDFLVVMFAFLFVDVFDTLGTLIGVASKADMLDKEGKLPQIKGALLADAIGTTAGALCGTSTITTFVESAAGVAEGGRTGLTAVVSAILFGLSLFLSPIFLAIPSFATAPALVVVGFLMLTSVTKVDFVDFTEAIPCYIAIIAMPFMYSISEGISLGVISYVVINVITGKAKEKKISTLMYVLAVLFVLKYILI from the coding sequence ATGGAAACACAAAAAAGCGGGGGATTCTTAGAACGGGTTTTTCACTTATCTGAGAATCATACGGATGCAAGGACTGAAATCGTAGCCGGTATTACCACATTTATGACCATGGCTTATATTCTGGCAGTCAATCCAAGCATCTTAAGTGCCGCGGGAATGGACAGTGGAGCTGTATTTACGGCTACTGCACTTGGATCACTGTTTGCCACCCTTTTAATGGCAGGACTTGCAAATTATCCTTTTGTACTGGCACCAGGTATGGGACTTAATGCGTATTTTGCATATACCGTAGTCCTTAACATGGGCTATACCTGGCAGATCGCATTGACCGCCGTATTCGTCGAAGGTATTATTTTCATCATTCTTTCTCTGACGAATGTGCGAGAGGCAATTTTTAATGCAATTCCTATGAATTTAAAACATGCCGTATCCGTTGGTATCGGTTTGTTTATCGCATTCATCGGACTGCAGAATGCAAAGATTGTTGTGGATGGGGCAACTCTCGTTACCATGTATTCTTTCAAGGGCTCCCTTGCGGATGGTTCCTTCAATACCGTTGGTATTACCGTATTATTAGCAATTATCGGCATTCTGATTACGGCCGTGCTGGTAGTAAAAAATGTGAAAGGCAATATTTTGTGGGGTATTATTATTACATGGATTCTGGGTATGATCTGCCAGGCAGTTGGTTTGTACATACCCAATCCGGAACTGGGAATGTTCAGTGTATTCCCTGATTTTTCAGGCGGTTTTGGAATTCCGGATATGTCCCCAACCTTTTTCAAACTGGATTTTACCAAAATCATTTCTCTTGATTTCCTTGTAGTGATGTTTGCATTCTTGTTTGTAGACGTATTTGATACTCTGGGAACCTTAATCGGTGTGGCCTCCAAAGCAGATATGCTGGATAAAGAGGGAAAACTTCCGCAGATCAAGGGCGCATTATTGGCAGATGCCATTGGTACGACCGCAGGGGCATTATGCGGTACCTCTACCATCACTACCTTTGTAGAAAGTGCTGCCGGTGTTGCAGAAGGCGGCAGAACCGGATTAACTGCAGTGGTTTCAGCCATTCTGTTTGGCTTGTCCCTGTTCTTATCCCCGATTTTCTTAGCTATTCCGTCCTTTGCTACGGCTCCGGCTCTTGTAGTGGTAGGATTCCTGATGCTGACTTCCGTCACAAAGGTTGATTTTGTTGATTTTACAGAGGCAATTCCATGCTATATCGCAATTATTGCTATGCCATTTATGTACAGCATTTCCGAGGGAATCTCCCTGGGAGTTATCTCTTATGTTGTTATTAATGTGATAACAGGCAAAGCAAAAGAAAAGAAAATCAGTACCCTTATGTATGTTTTAGCGGTATTATTTGTGCTGAAATATATATTAATATAA
- a CDS encoding DUF3343 domain-containing protein, whose product MRKKEQKIVITFRTTAEAIAMESQCQKEGIPGRLIPVPRQISSGCGLSWAMPVNWDGEIEKWMEMRGLRYEKYGEYLI is encoded by the coding sequence ATGAGAAAAAAAGAACAAAAAATTGTGATTACGTTCCGTACAACGGCAGAGGCCATTGCCATGGAGTCCCAATGCCAGAAGGAGGGGATACCGGGGCGTCTTATTCCGGTTCCCAGACAGATTTCTTCCGGCTGCGGACTTTCCTGGGCTATGCCGGTTAACTGGGATGGAGAGATAGAAAAATGGATGGAGATGAGGGGACTCCGATATGAGAAGTACGGGGAATATTTGATCTGA
- the xdhC gene encoding xanthine dehydrogenase subunit XdhC translates to MPAQYKLVKCTINGKYTETMVDVRASLTDMLRDDYRLTSVKKGCEVGECGACNVIIDHECFNSCIYLAVWADGKSITTLESLMGPNGELSDIQQAFIDEAAVQCGFCTPGFIMSAVEILESGKEYTRDELRKLMSGHLCRCTGYENILNAVEKTMLRRLGKLPS, encoded by the coding sequence ATGCCGGCACAATATAAATTAGTGAAATGTACCATCAATGGAAAATACACAGAAACAATGGTGGATGTACGGGCTTCCCTTACCGATATGCTGAGGGATGATTACCGCCTGACTTCCGTAAAAAAAGGCTGTGAGGTAGGGGAATGCGGAGCCTGTAACGTGATCATAGATCATGAATGCTTCAATTCCTGCATCTATCTGGCTGTTTGGGCAGATGGAAAAAGTATCACAACCTTAGAAAGCCTTATGGGTCCAAATGGAGAGCTTTCCGACATCCAGCAGGCATTTATCGACGAGGCAGCGGTTCAGTGCGGATTCTGCACGCCGGGATTTATCATGTCAGCGGTAGAAATTTTGGAAAGCGGAAAAGAGTATACCAGAGATGAGCTTAGAAAGCTGATGTCCGGCCATTTATGCCGGTGCACGGGCTATGAGAATATCTTAAATGCGGTAGAGAAAACCATGCTCCGCAGATTAGGAAAATTACCATCCTAA
- the xdhB gene encoding xanthine dehydrogenase subunit XdhB: protein MYDMKALYEANTVEEAVKLRMEHPEAQIIAGGSDVLIQMREGKRAGKELISIYMIDEMRGVKLDEEEAIRIGSLTSFSHITKDPIIQEYINVLGEAVDMVGGPQIRNIATIGGNTCNGVTSADSVSTLFAWDAVIELTGPEGIRRIPISDFYIKAGTVDIREGELQTAVIIPKNSYEGYKGHYIKYANRNAMDIATTGCSVNVKLSEDKKTVEDIRIAFGVAGPIPMRTKSAERLAKGQPVSKELAEAFGKEILEDINPRDSWRASKDFRKHIAVEMATRCFIESVKLSGGEI from the coding sequence ATGTATGATATGAAAGCATTATATGAAGCAAATACCGTAGAAGAGGCGGTAAAGCTGCGTATGGAACATCCGGAAGCACAGATCATAGCTGGCGGCAGCGATGTTTTAATACAGATGCGGGAAGGAAAACGTGCCGGTAAGGAATTGATCAGTATTTATATGATCGATGAAATGAGAGGTGTGAAACTTGACGAGGAAGAGGCCATACGCATAGGCTCTCTCACCAGTTTTTCCCATATTACGAAGGATCCGATCATCCAGGAATACATCAACGTTCTTGGAGAAGCAGTAGATATGGTTGGCGGTCCCCAGATAAGAAACATTGCAACAATCGGAGGAAACACCTGCAATGGTGTTACATCAGCAGATTCGGTATCTACGCTTTTTGCATGGGATGCAGTGATCGAGCTGACTGGCCCGGAAGGAATCCGTCGGATCCCTATCAGCGATTTCTATATTAAAGCAGGAACCGTGGATATTAGAGAGGGAGAACTTCAGACGGCAGTGATCATACCAAAGAATAGCTATGAAGGATATAAGGGCCATTATATCAAATACGCCAACAGAAACGCCATGGATATCGCTACCACAGGATGTTCCGTAAATGTCAAGCTGTCAGAGGATAAAAAGACAGTAGAAGACATCAGGATCGCTTTTGGAGTAGCAGGCCCGATTCCCATGCGCACGAAAAGCGCAGAACGACTGGCGAAGGGGCAGCCGGTATCGAAAGAACTGGCAGAAGCCTTCGGAAAAGAAATCCTTGAAGATATCAATCCTCGTGATAGCTGGCGGGCCTCAAAGGATTTCCGTAAGCACATCGCCGTGGAAATGGCAACCCGTTGTTTCATAGAGTCAGTGAAACTTTCAGGAGGTGAGATCTAA